The Paenibacillus beijingensis nucleotide sequence ACATAACCGTCCTCATTGTTACCGGACAGCTGCCAGCCGTCGCACGCTCTCGGCACCCGCACAGCTGTAACGTCTTCCTCCGCGGCGACATAATAGATCTCAACCAGCGCCTCATGACGCTTGACGTATAGATGTGATTTACTCCACGCATGCTCCTTGATATAAGCTGTATATTCTTCGAGGCACAACCCTTCTCTTTCCATAATCCCCGAATGCGGATAACCGACATAACGGAAATGCCACGGTTCGTTTGCGATGCCCGTAATTTGCGATTTACTTTCCTGGTACCGCTGGATAAAGCCGTATTCCGCCGCAAGCCGCTTGAAGTCTGCGGCGGCGCCGTGATCGGGAAAGGACGGCCGGATGTAATCCATGTTGCCTTCATAAAGCCCCACGTCTACTGCCAGCCCTGTTTGGTGCTCGCTTGCTCCCGGAAGCGCCACGTAGCTTGCCGTAAAAGCCGCGCCATTGTTCTGTAAGGACTCCTCATAAAGACGTTCCTGCGCTTCCTTCGAGCGATAACCGCTGACGACCGCTATCGCCTCTTTACCCCCGCAGGCTTCAAGCAGGGCGGTCAGCTGCAGCAGGCAGGTACTCTGCAGCGAGATGAGCGGTTCCTCGCGCG carries:
- a CDS encoding D-alanyl-D-alanine carboxypeptidase family protein, translated to MTEWTYWGEAPIAADYEAVPIERGRLYDGNLILVNREHPVRRPARNIVAVPAGILQIESREEPLISLQSTCLLQLTALLEACGGKEAIAVVSGYRSKEAQERLYEESLQNNGAAFTASYVALPGASEHQTGLAVDVGLYEGNMDYIRPSFPDHGAAADFKRLAAEYGFIQRYQESKSQITGIANEPWHFRYVGYPHSGIMEREGLCLEEYTAYIKEHAWSKSHLYVKRHEALVEIYYVAAEEDVTAVRVPRACDGWQLSGNNEDGYVVTAFNKAGRAVYG